The Setaria viridis chromosome 6, Setaria_viridis_v4.0, whole genome shotgun sequence genome contains a region encoding:
- the LOC117862225 gene encoding teosinte glume architecture 1 produces the protein MDWDLKAPGAWDLAELEHDHAGGAAAAAVGPSGGHGNAAATAYRPPGAAECSVDLKLGGLGECELGAAPSRRERAAAAGKAPVAPAAGSSSPGPGAPAKRPRPGGGAGPQHHHQQQQCPSCAVEGCTADLSKCRDYHRRHKVCEAHSKTPVVVVAGREMRFCQQCSRFHLLGEFDDTKRSCRKRLDGHNRRRRKPQPDTMASASFMASQQGTRFSPFAAPRLDANWPGVIKTEESPYYTHHQIPLGTSNRQHFVGASSAYAKEGRRFPFLQEGEISFATGVVLEAPASARQPVLKAAAPPESSTGGKMFSDGLTRVLDSDCALSLLSAPANSSGIDVSRMVRPTEHVPMAQPVVSGLQFGSSSWFSRPQASAGGAAVAATAGFPSCPVVEGEHPQLNTVLGSNDNEMNYGGMFHVGGGGASGGGGEGSSDGTSSSLPFSWQ, from the exons ATGGACTGGGATCTCAAGGCGCCGGGCGCGTGGGACCTCGCGGAGCTGGAGCACGACcacgcgggcggcgcggcggcggcggcggtggggccgtCTGGCGGGCACGGCAATGCGGCCGCCACGGCGTACCGCCCGCCCGGGGCGGCCGAGTGCTCGGTGGACCTGAAGCTGGGCGGGCTGGGCGAGTGCGAGCTCGGCGCGGCGCCGAGCCGcagggagcgcgccgccgcggcggggaagGCCcccgtggcgccggcggcgggctcgtCGTCGCCCGGGCCCGGCGCGCCGGCGAAGCGGCCGCGCccggggggcggcgcggggccgcagcaccaccaccagcagcagcagtgccCGTCGTGCGCGGTGGAGGGGTGCACGGCGGACCTGAGCAAGTGTCGCGACTACCACCGGCGGCACAAGGTGTGCGAGGCGCACTCCAAGacccccgtcgtcgtcgtcgccggccgcgagaTGCGCTTCTGCCAGCAGTGCAGCAG GTTTCACTTACTTGGGGAGTTTGATGACACCAAGCGCAGCTGTAGAAAGCGCCTAGATGGGCACAATCGCCGCCGCAGGAAGCCACAACCAGATACCATGGCTTCTGCAAGCTTCATGGCGAGTCAACaag GAACACGATTCTCACCGTTTGCAGCACCGAGGCTTGATGCGAACTGGCCGGGCGTAATCAAAACAGAGGAGAGTCCATATTACACTCACCACCAAATCCCTCTGGGCACCAGCAACAGGCAGCATTTCGTCGGCGCGTCGTCTGCTTACGCCAAAGAAGGCCGACGCTTCCCTTTCCTGCAGGAGGGCGAGATAAGCTTCGCCACCGGCGTCGTGCTGGAGGCCCCGGCTTCAGCTCGCCAGCCGGTCCTCAAGGCGGCAGCACCTCCCGAGAGCAGCACCGGCGGCAAGATGTTCTCCGACGGGCTGACCCGTGTGCTCGACTCGGATTGTGCTCTCTCTCTTCTGTCAGCTCCAGCGAACTCCTCCGGTATCGACGTCAGCAGGATGGTCCGGCCCACTGAACACGTGCCCATGGCGCAGCCCGTGGTGTCGGGCCTGCAGttcggcagctcgtcgtggttctcgcgcccccaggcctccgcgggcggcgccgccgtcgcggccacGGCCGGGTTCCCCTCTTGCCccgtggtggagggcgagcatcCGCAGCTGAACACCGTGCTGGGCTCCAACGACAACGAGATGAATTACGGCGGGATGTttcacgtcggcggcggcggcgccagtggcggtggtggcgagggCTCCTCGGACGGCACCTCCTCGTCGCTGCCCTTCTCGTGGCAGTAG
- the LOC140223261 gene encoding uncharacterized protein yields MAAGAGDGVVLTSPKRDCLEYAISLHFPTTNNVAEYEALIHGLKIASELGACHLYIRGNSKLVVDQVMKEASCRDEKMVAYYAEVQKLEEKFDGFKLYHVLRHDNFAADFLAKLTSSRELTLRWYFL; encoded by the coding sequence ATGGCGGCGGGTGCGGGGGATGGCGTCGTGCTCACCTCCCCAAAGAGGGACTGCCTCGAGTATGCGATCAGCCTCCACTTTCCAACCACCAACAACGTGGCAGAATATGAGGCCCTCATCCACGGCCTCAAGATCGCCTCTGAGCTAGGCGCTTGTCACCTTTACATCAGGGGCAACTCAAAGCTGGTCGTTGACCAGGTCATGAAAGAAGCCTCGTGCCGCGATGAGAAGATGGTTGCCTACTACGCCGAGGTGCAAAAGCTCGAGGAGAAGTTCGATGGCTTCAAGCTCTACCACGTCCTCAGGCATGACAACTTCGCCGCTGACTTTTTGGCGAAGCTCACGTCGAGCCGTGAGCTCACCTTGCGTTGGTATTTCTTATAG